The DNA window TGCTCAACCAAGAATCATGCGGTCAATTACTGATGTTCGATCTTTACTGTTTATTTCACTTGACCTTAGTACGACAAtctgtctagattcactaaACCTCTCAAAACAAATGTAGACAGAAGACCTCACAGTTCCTGCTTCAGTTGATCAGTTGCTGTCTGATTATGCAAAAAGGTTTCATCAGATAAAAACACCACGCAAGCTACTCTGGAAGAAAAATCTTGGAACTGTCAAGGTTGGTATGAAACTTTAAACTGAATGTGTAGCTACAAGGAATCATTCCTTTTTaagaatttcttttattttcccaGCTGGAACTGCAATTCGAGGATAGGAGTATGCAGTTTACTGTAGCTCCTGTCCATGCTGCAATCATAATGCAATTTCAAGAGAAACCAAGGTAATAAAACTACCATGCTGCACATGGCTCTTATTTACTCTTAATTGAggtcatcaattttttttcagttggaCTTCAAAGACCCTAGCTACAGCAATCGGAGTACCTGTGGACTCTCTTAACAGAAAGATAAGTTTCTGGACAAGCAAGGTGTGGCAAATACATAATACTCGTACTTAGCATGCTGCATTTTTGTTAGTACCTTATGAATTCTTTAGTATCTGGCCAAATCACTGTAGCACATTCATGCTTGGTGCTCCTAACAATTATGATGGACCATCAATCGTTTTTATTGTGATTTTTTCAGTGTGAATTCTTTAGACTTATGATCAGATGGGCTAGACAGTTAACACTTCATATCATCTATATTTGAGTTTGCATGAAACATATAAGTTGTGGTTAATATAATTGGTAAACAGAAATGGATGTAGGATATCTTTAAACATGATTTAGGCTCCATGACATCTGTAAGGCGTTCCTGAAGAGAACCTCTCAAATTTAGTTTGATTAAACCAACTTATGATTTAAACCTAATTTCATGCTATATCGTAGGGCGTCCTGACAGAATCAGTTGGTCCAGATGCGGATGACCCCACATTTACTGTTGTTGATAGCACATCTGATTTTAACAAAAACAGCACCGTCAACCAACTCTCTGAAAGGTTTCAAATTACTGAAGAGGAAGGTGAAAGTTCGATTGCGTCTGTTGAGGAACAACTTAGGAAAGAGATGACAGTTTATGAGGTTTGTTTCTTGAGATCTCAAGAATGTGTTGAAAAGAAGATGCCTTCGTTAGTTATGTCATTTATCAGTTCTCCCTACACCAACCAAGTAATCATTCATTTGACTCCATTCGCTGTACTGCAGAAATTCATCATCGGGATGCTAACCAATTTTGGAAGCATGACACTGGACCGGATACACAACACTCTCAAGGCAAGATAAATGGGACACTGTCCATTCATCCTCTCTCTATATTAATCTTTTAACCCATTCGTTAATTTCATCCAAAATTGCTTGTTTCAGATGTTCTGCATAGCCGAGCCATCATATGATAAATCACTGCAGCAATTGCAGAGTTTTCTTTCTGGTCTAGTGTCAGACGAAAAGCTGGAGATGAGGGATGGATCATACTTGCTAAGGAAGTAGGAGTTACATGGATTAGCCTGTTCATCTGTTAGACTAGATATGGAAGGTAATCAACTAGTCACACCATCATCATCTGATGGTTACACTATGACCATCCGGTTCCTAAAATGTACTCCATTTTACTCTTGTTGTTGCAGGAACTGAAGAATGGAGGCCCCATCCTGCGCCATTCACCTCACTGCGTGCAGTAATATTCTGCACTCGCTGTTTTGTTCCTTGCTGAGGGGATGACGAAAGTAGAGAAGCACAGGAATCCTAAAGCTTTTGAATGTTGTTATTGTGCGTATATTGCACTGTTGACGCTTGACGACGCTCTCAACGCGTTCGGTTGTTTTCCGACGTGGATAAATGCATATCTTTTCGGTCTGTAAATGACAGAAAGAAATTCAACCAGACTTCTTGGCATTAAATGGCAGGGGCAATGGCCGGAATGCCTTTTGGCTACTGGCACCCTTCGGTGTCAGCTTACTTATCACTCGTGGCCGTGGGTTCGTCAAcacgtgcgtgcattattcaAGTGTGGCCGTGCTTACACTTGACAAGTTGACATGTTAAAAACAGTcatctctgaaaaaaaaattatgatgttCAATGATCTAATGTGATGTTGCAGTGAAAACTGAACATGAATTTGGCATGTCCGGCGAGGAGTTTGGATGAGATGGCTATTCTATTTCTCTATTATAAATGCAGCTTCAAAACATGTAGTGAGATGTATGTAATCAAATGTTATGTTTACTCATTTTTTGAAAGGAGGTGTGTTTACtcattcatataaaaaaaaggttataCTGGTGTACAAAACCCATACTACAGTGACAATGCTGCTGGAATACAAGCATCCATAAATAGAAGTTATTAGACCAGACATTTGACCATGTAAGGCCCCTCAAGTTCATAACCCAGTTTACGGTAGTAGTGGCGAGTCCCAACTCCTGATATAACAGCGATTTTCTTTGAACGATGCTCCTTGCGAGCAATTCTTTCTGCTTCTTCCATCAAAAGAGTACCATAACCCTGTCGATGttgagtcaaaaaaaaaatcagaaatgtAATTTATATTTCTGGACAATCAAGTTAGGAAGTATATCTATAGGCATGTACCAATTGCAAGTCAAAACAGGAGAAATAATCACCATTTATAGAGCAACACTACATTTCCTCTAATGATAAGAAATTGGATAATATGTGACAATATACCATACCAGAATGCCATACTATTAAGAAGTTTAGACACTAAGCTTGATTTAAAACAGTGACTACAATTTATCAAGCGTGCCAGGATATCTAATTTGCAAGCATAGCAAAGTCGTTGGTGCTAACTGCTACTAATACTGTCATGGCACCGATCCATTTCCCAAACATGGTATGCTAATAATATCACATGTACTATGGTCACCTGGTGTTGTAGTTTGTCTGCATCACGACCATGTACAGGGACTGCAGTTCCATATACATGAAGTTCACGGACAATTGAACACCTCCCTACTAGCTCAGGGCATGTAACATTGCGGCCACATTTTCGCAATCGCAGCAGACCAATAAGGATATCCTGTATAATTTGTAAGATGGCAAAATGTGAGTGCTCCAAAAGATTGAGAGAACATAAGGCCTAGCGTTGAACTCTGCAGAATAGTATCGatctaataattttaaaaataacaaataaatactTCAATGGACtgctgaaagtctgaaacacaTAACAGTAAAAATTCCCGGACCAAGAAGATAGGTGTTGGTCATATAATTTCAAACAGGCCTGCTCAGACATTCTGCATATTTTCAAGTGCCCCAAAATCACATGAAATGCTGGCAAAATATATGTACCTGCTGTGTATCCTCGTATGAGAGAAAGGTCTCCCAGCCCTCATTTGCAGCATAGTCACGCCTAACAAGCTCTACTTCGTCAGGTCTAATTTTGTGATGGATATCCTACATAAAGACAAACAACGAAAATAATAAGGACAAAGAGCTAAGTTAAATTACAAGCATGTGAGAGTGAGAGTAGATGCAGTGTTCCAGACCTGAATTCCCGCCTCACGAGTTCTAACATCTCGGCACTTCAAGCCTAAATCCTCCATTCGAGCCAAAGCAAGCTCACGAAGATTACCTTTTTCAACACCAGAAGTAACAAGAGGCATAGGGATATCTCTTTGTACACGGTAAACTCGTGTCCAAGGTGGTACCATGGATAGAATTCTCGCAACAATATCCACCAGAAGTTCAGGTGGATAGTTTCGGTATCTGAAACACAACAAACATTGGCAGGGCCTAAGTTCTCACTAAAAAGTTCTAGAGAACAAACACAACAGTGAACACAAGACTAGCAATCTAGAATATCAAGTGCTAGATAAAATAAGTACCTGCCAGTTTTCCAGAGCTCATAAAGGCCAGTTCCACGAATCACAAGAGTTGGATAAATCTTTAGACCATCAGCTCGGAATGCTGGATTTTCAAAAAATTCTCGGAAACTTTCCAGATCTCTTTCAACTCCAACGTTAGGTAAATCTGGCATCATGTGGGCGACCACCTATCAAAAGGTAATCAATGGAGGATTAGAACAGTTCAACCATATGAGATGATACTTTATTTTAACAAATGCTGCCAGCAACAAGTTGACTAAACGAGATGATTAATGATTTAAGGAGACTACCTTAAAACCAGCATCTTTAGCCAAACAAAAGCAATCAGCAACAGCAGCTACAGTGTGACCTCTGTTTGTGTCACGTGCAACATCCTCGTATGTGCTCTGAACACCAATTTCTAAGCGGGTACAACCATAAGATAGCATCTGGCGCAAATGAGGCCCCAAGCAATAATCAGGTCTCCTGTAATTTTGAGGAAAGACAACAATAGTTTATAGAACTGAAGTTAATAAAGATGTTTCATGGGGAAATCATACAGAACCATCAAGGAACCTAAGCATATGGGTAGTTTAGATTGTCAAATGATCTTACGTCTCAATTGTCATGCCAATACATTTGACTGCACCATGTTCTGAATAACAAACAGCCTCTTCAACATTAGCAGAAGTGTGTCCCGATAAGGCATCATGAAGATTTCTAATGAAATAATCCCGATAATCAGCTGGTAATGACATGAAAGTTCCACCCATCAATATGAATTCGACCTGCATAATgtattcaaattattttaaacttatgaTAGCATTAATCAAATGTAACTAGAAAGTGAATCGAATTACTCAAACCAAGACACAACACTCTCAAGGGTAAGGGTAAACCTTGTCTACACTATGGCCTAGCCTTTTGAGCTGATCTATCCTGCTTCTGGCCTGCACATATGGATTGTACCTACAAGTAGACAGATCAGAAAGTTCTGAAACCCAAAGGGATGAAGCAGTCAAAATAATGGCGACAACTTCATGGCTATATCGCCCAACACAATCTGTTGCTATAGAACTGCCAAACCAAAAGATCACTAGTGGGCATTGGTGTACTTTCTTGTTTCATTAGCTAGTGAACTTTGATCACAGTAATTAATGAGTTGTGCATCATTTGTACTCCTCTAATGCAAGTCTTCAATTTTGACAAAACAACTACCCCGTGGCTTGCTGACAATCGACTAATTTTCAATAAATAACAGAACTCTGCCTTCACTTGCAGTTCAGCATACTTCAAAACAACACTAGAGAAAGCATCGCCGTGCAGCTCATCTCACAGGTGGTATAGTATTTCCAAGTGACATCAGTAGCCAGTGAGGTAAATCACCTTGCTCGAATGGCGCGCATGCTGGTGGGCTCGTAGCCGGTGTAGGACTGGGTGCTGTACTCGAAGTCGGAGTCGGGGCCTCCGGGGCAGTACACGCAGATGTTCCCCGTGGTGGCGATGTGGGGGCACCGGTGCGGCTTCGACATCACGGCGACCACGGCAATGCCCGACGCCGTGCGCACGGGCTTGGCGCGCAGCCTTGGGAGCAGCGCGGCGCGGTCGGCCTCCGGCACCGCCGCGATCATCTCCACCAGCTTCGGCGCCCGCGCCAGCCCGTACCTCCGGCACGCGGCCGACTTGAGCGCGTTCAGGTCCACGTCCTCCCCTCGCCGCGAGAGCTCCCCCATCGCCGACACGATCTCCGCGATGGCCCGcacccgcgcctcctcctccgacagCCCCGCGGGGAGCACCACTCCCCCTCTCCCCGGCGccggcttcctcctccgcggctgctcgc is part of the Oryza glaberrima chromosome 4, OglaRS2, whole genome shotgun sequence genome and encodes:
- the LOC127770616 gene encoding elongator complex protein 3, with translation MATAVAAAGGGGGGEQPRRRKPAPGRGGVVLPAGLSEEEARVRAIAEIVSAMGELSRRGEDVDLNALKSAACRRYGLARAPKLVEMIAAVPEADRAALLPRLRAKPVRTASGIAVVAVMSKPHRCPHIATTGNICVYCPGGPDSDFEYSTQSYTGYEPTSMRAIRARYNPYVQARSRIDQLKRLGHSVDKVEFILMGGTFMSLPADYRDYFIRNLHDALSGHTSANVEEAVCYSEHGAVKCIGMTIETRPDYCLGPHLRQMLSYGCTRLEIGVQSTYEDVARDTNRGHTVAAVADCFCLAKDAGFKVVAHMMPDLPNVGVERDLESFREFFENPAFRADGLKIYPTLVIRGTGLYELWKTGRYRNYPPELLVDIVARILSMVPPWTRVYRVQRDIPMPLVTSGVEKGNLRELALARMEDLGLKCRDVRTREAGIQDIHHKIRPDEVELVRRDYAANEGWETFLSYEDTQQDILIGLLRLRKCGRNVTCPELVGRCSIVRELHVYGTAVPVHGRDADKLQHQGYGTLLMEEAERIARKEHRSKKIAVISGVGTRHYYRKLGYELEGPYMVKCLV